A section of the Fibrobacter sp. genome encodes:
- a CDS encoding response regulator, which translates to MRTILIVDDTKELRKLVRMTLEYEDLRVIEASTGTQALDLASKHNPDIIIMDFAMPGGIDGLEATRQIRKNPRLAECSVIVLTGSPKCRKEDALGAGADDFIEKPFSPLTLIDKIEQILKD; encoded by the coding sequence ATGCGGACAATACTTATTGTTGATGACACCAAGGAACTGAGAAAACTGGTCCGGATGACTCTGGAGTATGAGGACCTCAGAGTAATTGAAGCATCTACCGGTACACAAGCTTTAGACCTGGCATCAAAACATAATCCCGACATTATTATCATGGATTTCGCGATGCCGGGGGGTATCGATGGCCTGGAGGCAACAAGACAGATCAGAAAAAATCCCAGGCTTGCTGAATGCAGTGTGATTGTACTTACCGGATCCCCGAAATGCCGGAAAGAGGATGCGCTTGGAGCAGGTGCTGATGACTTTATCGAGAAACCATTCAGCCCCCTTACTCTTATTGATAAAATCGAACAGATTCTAAAGGATTGA
- a CDS encoding HD domain-containing protein gives MEEIAYSSEELLRLNALYMKEKQKRIDLEKRLKKSRTQLKVCRDKLSLLRKRSAENRKALTITNEQLEKYASDLRTIVESLNKTNRDLQNAYQDTIHRLVLASEYKDNETGNHIHRMSRYCAKVAEKLNFSKEEVEHIRFATPMHDVGKIGIPDRIILKNGRLTRKEFEIVKKHTIIGAEILQNSKARILKLARDIALYHHEKWDGTGYPEGLKGEAIPVHARIVALCDIFDALTSKRPYKSSYPVDVSCEIIKKGKGTHFDPALTDIFLSSIDELVSIKNEIDLPSRAIAVAAYTWSERDLIDAVR, from the coding sequence ATGGAAGAAATCGCTTATTCCAGTGAAGAGCTCCTCAGACTGAACGCTCTTTATATGAAGGAAAAGCAAAAGAGAATCGATCTGGAAAAGCGGCTTAAGAAGTCAAGAACCCAACTGAAGGTCTGCCGGGATAAACTGAGTCTGTTGCGTAAACGGTCTGCCGAAAACCGTAAAGCCCTTACAATAACCAATGAGCAGCTCGAGAAATATGCCTCGGACCTGCGCACCATTGTTGAGAGCCTCAATAAAACCAACCGGGATCTCCAAAACGCCTACCAGGACACCATTCACAGACTTGTCCTCGCAAGTGAATACAAAGACAACGAAACCGGGAATCATATCCACAGGATGAGTCGTTACTGTGCAAAGGTCGCCGAAAAACTGAATTTCTCCAAAGAGGAGGTTGAACACATCCGTTTCGCAACTCCGATGCACGATGTGGGGAAAATCGGAATCCCTGACAGAATAATCCTTAAAAACGGCAGACTTACCAGGAAAGAGTTCGAAATTGTCAAAAAACACACAATCATCGGCGCAGAAATCCTGCAAAATTCAAAGGCTCGGATTTTAAAGCTGGCCAGAGATATAGCCCTGTATCATCATGAGAAATGGGATGGGACCGGTTATCCTGAGGGACTTAAAGGTGAAGCCATTCCTGTACACGCACGAATCGTTGCACTATGTGATATCTTCGACGCACTTACTTCAAAGCGACCATACAAATCATCTTACCCTGTCGATGTCTCTTGTGAAATCATCAAAAAAGGCAAAGGTACCCACTTTGATCCCGCTCTTACAGATATCTTCCTTTCCAGTATCGATGAACTGGTTTCAATAAAAAACGAGATAGATCTCCCCTCCCGCGCGATAGCAGTGGCCGCGTATACATGGAGCGAACGGGATCTTATCGATGCTGTAAGATAA